A portion of the Corticium candelabrum chromosome 5, ooCorCand1.1, whole genome shotgun sequence genome contains these proteins:
- the LOC134179268 gene encoding tissue alpha-L-fucosidase-like, with protein MAPRIPLLLLSTFAFSLSQYTPDWKHTERISSTKTFYQCLQENYLMLMNGQISFTELVSGILYLSLNIVMVTHSGQVRQVGAVDTGPHRDIIGELTTALRAKGLHAGVYFSLYEWYHPLYVGPQPELYVREVMTPQLMEIIYNYKPDILWTDGEEKPSSFWNSTYFLAWLYNESPVREKTVVNDRWGSDCRGKHGGFYTEEYSSQTVADHKWEENSGIDIHSYGYNRNTPSDKYYTASYLIDLLTKTVAYGGNLCLKVGINFDGKIPNIMAERLLQIGAWLDVNGEGIYNTTTWKVPDAQVLVNLSHMVVFNNTDIVNGQVTPGNNTSNIKYLGTFETDDECLKSCESDYWCNSFTWVQSADDASKHQCFGRTDLYWHPNSEEGHVSGHRDSITIRYTASKLQSKTVYAIITDWPTGSTLNLTSPIPSQSTAVSILGYEGSLKWSGTPDKAGMSIMWPILTVSELPSMYQWTIKLTNVS; from the exons ATGGCGCCTCGTATTCCTCTCCTGTTGTTGAGCACCTTCGCATTTTCTCTCTCTCAGTACACACCAGACTGG AAACATACGGAGAGAATCTCAAGTACGAAGACTTTCTACCAATGCTTACAG GAGAACTATTTGATGCTGATGAATGGGCAGATATCTTTTACAGAGCTGGTCTCAGGTATTTTGTACCTCTCTCTAA ACATTGTGATGGTTACACACTCTGGCCAAGTAAGACAAGTTGGGGCTG TAGACACTGGTCCTCACCGAGATATTATTGGGGAGTTGACTACTGCCTTGAGAGCGAAGGGACTTCACGCTGGAGTGTACTTTAGTCTCTACGAATG GTACCATCCTCTTTATGTTGgcccacagccagagttgtaTGTCAGAGAG GTTATGACACCACAGCTGATGGAAATAATTTACAACTATAAACCGGACATATTGTGGACAGACGGAGA GGAAAAACCTTCCTCCTTTTGGAATTCAACTTACTTTCTCGCTTGGCTCTACAATGAATCA CCTGTTAGAGAGAAGACTGTAGTAAATGATCGTTGGGGTTCGGACTGCAGAGGAAAACATGGCGGATTTTACACTGAGGAATACAGTTCACAAACAGTTGCTGATCACAAGTGGGAAGAAAACAGCGGCATTGATATCCACAGTTACG GGTACAATCGGAATACTCCATCGGATAAGTACTATACTGCTTCCTATTTGATTGATCTTCTCACGAAGACGGTTGCCTATGGAG GCAATTTGTGTCTGAAAGTCGGCATCAATTTTGATGGTAAAATACCAAACATCATGGCAGAACGTTTGCTGCAGATAGGAGCTTGGCTAGATGTCAATGGTGAAGGCATTTACAACACAACCACGTGGAAAGTACCAGAC GCACAGGTGCTTGTCAATTTGAGTCATATGGTTGTATTCAATAATACTGACATCGTAAATGGTCAGGTGACTCCTGGCAACAATACatcaaatatcaaatattTGGGTACATTTGAAACTGATGATGAATGTTTAAAAAG TTGTGAGAGTGATTATTGGTGTAACTCATTCACTTGGGTTCAGAGTGCTGATGATGCTTCTAAACATCAGTGCTTTGGTCGAACTGATCTCTACTGGCATCCAAATTCAGAAGAAGGCCACGTGAGTGGACACAGAGATTCGATCACAATTCGCTACACTGCTAGCAAACTTCAGAGCA AGACTGTCTATGCAATCATCACCGACTGGCCCACAGGCAGTACATTGAATCTCACCAGCCCTATTCCCAGCCAATCCACTGCAGTCTCCATTCTTGGTTATGAAGGATCGTTGAAGTGGTCAG GCACTCCAGATAAGGCTGGAATGAGCATTATGTGGCCTATTTTGACAGTTAGCGAACTGCCATCGATGTATCAGTGGACTATCAAACTTACAAATGTTTCCTAG
- the LOC134180280 gene encoding uncharacterized protein LOC134180280: MTIFLVTLILSTCCSVCVLNAQQQPTVDRLQRRELNDKSKRVSSSSLVGGKGDKKKPVINPVFRNDSSQVSSDRQLHVSGIRLVVSKTNKLQTGRLPVQRQSGCSPRIYLMTLKFGKCSTQVETTLCYGSCIGSSRGGTRKFTSTTDVKDGDGGCACCSPRGAISNKHYQVHCTANGRRRRKLFVIPHVGECQCEPCG; this comes from the exons ATGACGATATTTCTTGTCACTCTGATTCTATCTACATGCTGTTCGGTCTGCGTACTCAACGCACAGCAGCAGCCGACTGTAGACAGGCTTCAAAGGAGAGAACTGAACGACAAGTCCAAACGTGTCTCCTCTTCCTCTTTGGTCGGTGGGAAAGGAGACAAGAAGAAACCAGTCATTAACCCGGTTTTCCGTAATGATTCCAGTCAAGTCAGTTCCGACCGGCAATTGCACGTTTCTGGTATACGACTGGTTGTCAGCAAGACCAACAAACTGCAGACAGGACGTCTTCCAGTGCAGCGTCAGAGTGGATGTTCTCCTAGAATCTACTTGATGACGCTGAAATTTGGGAAGTGTTCGACACAAGTTGAAACGACA TTGTGTTATGGAAGTTGTATTGGCTCCTCGCGTGGTGGTACACGAAAATTTACATCCACTACCGACGTGAAGGATGGTGACGGTGGCTGCGCTTGCTGCTCACCTCGCGGAGCAATTTCGAACAAGCATTATCAAGTGCATTGCACGGCCAATGGACGCAGACGCAGGAAATTGTTCGTTATTCCTCATGTCGGCGAATGTCAATGCGAACCTTGCGGTTAG
- the LOC134180605 gene encoding uncharacterized protein LOC134180605, which translates to MVNSTGDSARRTVYVAPARNRGTNKRPALLGNGRLDINQTTCAPRLFRVRLESGNCSRRVLTKMCYGECTSYTFPRKDHKFARQDRALRAVETSCSCCSAVHTKTRRYDVICNVDGLSTRKLFFLPVVDGCSCRPCSGRF; encoded by the exons ATGGTCAACAGCACTGGCGACTCAGCCCGTCGTACGGTTTACGTGGCTCCAGCAAGAAACAGAGGAACAAACAAACGTCCCGCTCTCTTAGGCAACGGCCGACTCGACATAAACCAAACGACTTGTGCTCCTCGCCTGTTTCGAGTGAGACTCGAGAGCGGCAACTGCTCCCGTCGCGTTCTCACCAAG ATGTGTTACGGTGAGTGCACGAGTTATACTTTTCCACGCAAGGATCACAAGTTCGCTCGGCAGGATCGGGCGCTTCGCGCCGTCGAGACGTCGTGCAGCTGCTGCTCTGCGGTTCACACGAAGACGAGACGTTACGACGTGATCTGCAACGTCGACGGTCTCTCGACTAGGAAATTGTTCTTTCTACCGGTCGTCGATGGATGCTCGTGCAGGCCGTGCAGCGGTCGCTTTTGA
- the LOC134180392 gene encoding uncharacterized protein LOC134180392, translated as MSRSVNVLIFLVPVAMMAARQTTTRDSSRVYDNYQQFAFPSASDNQKKPKLSTLLANDSSQAITGPSMRRKERKVEPVSSINAASRLSGAQNGCNPARYRLTLRHGNCSRRVETTMCYGRCISYTRPGSHTVVGRSLAKISSSCTCCSPVGEVLEKRYQVYCGSKKTKKTFYVSRVEKCRCRPCIGM; from the exons ATGAGTCGGTCTGTTAATGTGTTAATTTTTCTGGTTCCTGTCGCTATGATGGCCGCCAGGCAAACAACTACTCGTGATTCTAGTCGAGTCTACGACAACTATCAACAATTCGCTTTTCCGTCTGCCAGTGACAATCAGAAGAAACCAAAATTGTCGACTCTCCTCGCTAATGATTCGAGTCAAGCCATCACTGGACCATCCATGCGTCGCAAGGAGCGAAAAGTTGAGCCGGTCTCATCAATTAACGCTGCTTCTCGTTTATCGGGCGCTCAAAACGGCTGTAATCCTGCCCGATATCGTCTCACCCTACGACACGGCAACTGCTCGCGTCGAGTTGAAACTACG ATGTGTTACGGACGATGCATCAGCTACACCCGTCCCGGCTCTCACACAGTAGTGGGACGCTCTCTCGCAAAAATCTCTAGTTCGTGTACTTGTTGCTCTCCTGTTGGAGAGGTCCTAGAAAAGAGATACCAAGTTTACTGCGGAAGTAAGAAAACCAAGAAGACATTTTATGTCTCTCGGGTCGAGAAATGTAGATGTAGACCTTGCATTGGAATGTAA
- the LOC134180420 gene encoding uncharacterized protein LOC134180420, with product MQLLQACLLATVVSLCVGAAFFDQTSKSSKSSTDNIQSSVKGSIIKKKPTVPQSSGNGATLQRQTTSVGGKKIRRPPTISNNQHPSCSPYVYRIQLTHGNCSRTIHTKMCYGKCISYTLPDKQTFSTPRKALSGVEDACNCCKSTRMSIKRYSIKCDVVARGQQKTKTFYVPSAEGCSCRPCS from the exons ATGCAGCTTCTTCAAGCTTGTCTTCTTGCTACCGTCGTCTCGTTGTGTGTTGGCGCTGCATTTTTTGACCAAACATCAAAGTCTTCAAAATCGAGTACGGATAACATTCAATCTAGTGTGAAAGGTTCCATTATCAAGAAAAAACCGACGGTCCCTCAGAGCAGTGGAAACGGTGCTACCCTACAAAGACAAACTACATCAGTAGGCGGAAAGAAAATTAGACGTCCGCCCACTATCTCTAATAATCAACATCCGTCGTGTTCCCCGTACGTCTACCGCATCCAGCTGACACACGGAAATTGCTCTCGTACTATCCACACTAAG ATGTGCTACGGGAAATGCATTAGCTATACGCTtcctgacaaacagacattttcTACGCCTCGGAAAGCTCTAAGCGGCGTCGAGGACGCTTGCAACTGCTGCAAGTCGACTCGGATGTCGATCAAACGTTATTCCATAAAGTGTGACGTCGTTGCAAGAGGGCAGCAGAAAACAAAGACATTCTACGTTCCTAGCGCTGAAGGCTGCTCGTGCAGGCCGTGCTCCTAA